A genomic stretch from Alosa sapidissima isolate fAloSap1 chromosome 3, fAloSap1.pri, whole genome shotgun sequence includes:
- the eif3c gene encoding eukaryotic translation initiation factor 3 subunit C isoform X10, whose amino-acid sequence MSRFFATGSDSESEESSSADELTPKATGTTFTKQNLLLSDDEEDTKRVVRSAKDKRFEELTNLIKTIRNAMKIKDISKCLEEFEQLCRAFVKSKNIVDKEGVPKFYIRLLADLEDYLNQLWEDKEGKKKMNKNNAKALSTLRQKIRKYNRDYETEIGSYKENPDQSAEEEEEKDEAESGSSSDSDEDGGEEVTAKNFMKKKPPAEPVPDASKFLKGAADEESSSDSDEDDEDWGSEVVESSSDSEEGDANASSLAGLFLKKTQEGDRQGADRKEKKRKPKVKLERTEEEEADEQQDEEAGWEKVKGGVPLVKEKPKMFAKGTEINTAVVVKKLNEILQARGKKGTDRAAQIELLHALSAIAAENNLGEGILVKIRFNIIASLYDYNPNLAAFMKADMWKKCLDCIDELLEILFTNNNIFIGENIAEDSENLAISEQQPFRVRGCILTLVERMDEEFTKIMQNTDPHSQEYVDNLKDEARVCAIIDRLLAYLEAKGSTEEVCRVYLRRIMHTYYKFDYKAHRRSLGLQGESKSEQDQEESEGEDSAVIMDKLCKFIYSKDRTDRIRTCAILCHIYHHALHSRWYQARDLMLMSHLQDNIQHADPPVQILYNRTMVQLGICAFRQGMIKDAHNALLDIQSSGRAKELLGQGLLMRNMQERNAEQEKIEKRRQVPFHMHINLELLECVYLVSAMLLEIPYMAAHEFDARRRMISKQFHHQLRVGERQPLLGPPESMREHVVAASKAMKMGDWRTCHGFIINEKMNSKVWDLFPETQCVREMLVRKIQEESLRTYLFTYSSVYDSISMETLSEMFELELPTVHSIISKMIINEELMASLDQPTQTVVMHRTEPTPLQNMALQLAEKLGGLVENNERVFDLKQGVYGGYFNRDQKGGYQQKQGYQRGDQSGGYHQKQGYHRDQSGGYQQKQGYHRDGQKGGYQQKQGGYQGGYQGGYQRGGYRNQNQSNY is encoded by the exons ATGTCCCGTTTCTTCGCAACTGGATCCGACTCCGAGTCGGAGGAGTCATCGTCCGCCGATGAGCTCACCCCTAAAGCAACCGGGACTACTTTCACCAAGCA GAACCTGTTGCTTAGCGACGATGAGGAGGACACTAAGAGGGTGGTTCGCAGTGCCAAGGACAAGAG GTTTGAGGAGCTCACCAACCTGATCAAGACCATCCGCAATGCCATGAAGATTAAGGACATATCCAAGTGTCTGGAGGAGTTTGAGCAGCTATGTCGAGCGTTTGTCAAGAGCAAAAACATAGTGGACAAGGAGGGTGTTCCCAAGTTCTACATCCGACTGCTTGCCGACCTGGAGGACTACCtcaaccag CTATGGGAGGACAAGGAGGGCAAGAAGAAGATGAACAAGAACAACGCCAAAGCCCTGAGCACTCTGAGGCAGAAGATCCGCAAGTACAACCGCGACTACGAGACCGAGATCGGCAGCTACAAAGAG AACCCTGATCAGtctgcagaggaagaggaggagaaagatgaAGCAGAATCTG GTTCATCCTCTGACAGTGATGAAGATGGGGGAGAGGAGGTCACGGCTAAGAACTTCATGAAGAAGAAGCCTCCCGCTGAGCCTGTGCCGGACGCCAGCAAGTTCCTCAAGGGGGCAGCG gatgAGGAGTCGTCCAGTGACAGTGACGAGGATGATGAGGACTGGGGCTCCGAGGTGGTGGAGAGCAGCAGCGACAGTGAAGAGGGCGATGCCAACGCTTCCTCACTGGCCGGCCTCTTCCTcaaaaa gACACAGGAGGGTGACCGCCAGGGTGCTGACCGCAAGGAGAAGAAGCGCAAGCCCAAGGTCAAGCTGGAGCGcaccgaggaggaggaggctgacGAGCAGCAGGATGAAGAGGCAGGCTGGGAGAAGGTCAAAGGGGGCGTCCCTCTGGTCAAG GAGAAGCCCAAGATGTTTGCCAAAGGCACAGAGATCAACACAGCTGTGGTGGTCAAGAAACTCAACGAGATCCTGCAGGCCAGAGGCAAGAAGGGCACAGACag AGCGGCGCAGATCGAGCTGCTCCACGCCCTGTCGGCCATCGCTGCGGAGAATAACCTGGGCGAGGGCATCCTGGTCAAGATCAGGTTCAACATCATCGCCTCCCTCTACGACTACAACCCCAACCTGGCCGCCTTCATGAAG GCTGATATGTGGAAGAAGTGCCTGGACTGCATCGATGAGTTGCTGGAAATCTTGTTCACCAACAACAACATCTTCATCGGAGAGAACATTGCTGAGGACAGCGAGAACCTGGCCATCTCAGAGCAG caACCCTTCAGAGTCCGCGGCTGCATTCTGACTCTGGTGGAGAGGATGGACGAGGAGTTCACTAAGATCATGCAGAACACAGACCCCCACTCCCAAG agtaCGTGGACAACCTGAAGGAcgaggcgcgtgtgtgtgccatcATCGACCGGCTGCTGGCATACCTGGAGGCCAAGGGCAGCACGGAGGAGGTGTGCCGGGTGTACCTGCGGCGCATCATGCACACCTACTACAAGTTCGACTACAAGGCCCACCGACGCAGCCTGGGCCTGCAGGGGGAGAGCAAg tcagagCAGGACCAGGAGGAGAGTGAGGGCGAGGACAGCGCGGTCATCATGGACAAGCTGTGCAAGTTCATCTACTCCAAGGACCGCACGGACCGCATCCGAACCTGCGCCATCCTCTGCCACATCTACCACCACGCGCTGCACTCGCGCTGGTACCAGGCCCGCGACCTCATGCTCATGAGCCACCTGCAGGACAACATCCAGCACGCCGACCCACctgtgcag ATCCTGTACAACAGGACCATGGTGCAGCTGGGCATCTGTGCATTCCGGCAGGGCATGATCAAGGACGCTCACAACGCGCTGCTGGACATCCAGTCCAGCGGCCGCGCCAAGGAGCTGCTGGGCCAGGGCCTGCTCATGAGGAACATGCAGGAGAGGAACGCCGAGCAGGAGAAAATCGAGAAGAGACGACAG gtgccgTTCCACATGCACATTAACCTGGagctgttggagtgtgtgtatctggtgtCGGCCATGCTGCTGGAGATCCCCTACATGGCTGCCCACGAGTTTGACGCCCGGCGCAGGATGATCAGCAAACAGTTCCACCACCAGCTCCGAGTTGGAGAGAGACAGCCACTGctgg GTCCTCCTGAGAGCATGCGTGAGCATGTGGTGGCCGCCAGCAAGGCCATGAAGATGGGAGACTGGCGCACCTGCCACGGCTTCATCATCAACGAGAAGATGAACAGCAAGGTGTGGGACCTGTTCCCCGAGACGCAGTGTGTGCGAGAGATGCTCGTCAG GAAGATCCAGGAGGAGTCTCTACGCACATACCTGTTTACGTACAGCAGCGTCTATGACTCCATcag tatggAGACGCTGTCAGAGATGTTTGAGCTGGAGTTACCCACAGTGCACAGCATCATCAGCAAGATGATCATCAATGAGGAGCtcatg GCCTCGCTGGACCAGCCCACGCAGACGGTGGTGATGCATCGCACGGAGCCCACGCCGCTGCAGAACATGGCGCTGCAGCTGGCCGAGAAGCTGGGCGGCCTCGTGGAGAACAACGAGCGCGTCTTCGACCTCAAGCAGGGCGTATACGGGGGCTACTTCAACagag ATCAGAAAGGAGGATACCAGCAGAAGCAAGGCTACCAGAGAGGAG ACCAGAGTGGCGGGTACCATCAGAAGCAAGGTTACCATCGAG ACCAGAGTGGCGGTTACCAGCAGAAGCAAGGATACCATCGAG ACGGCCAGAAGGGCGGCTACCAGCAGAAGCAGGGTGGCTACCAGGGGGGCTACCAGGGAGGCTACCAGCGAGGCGGCTACCGCAACCAGAACCAGAGCAACTATTGA
- the eif3c gene encoding eukaryotic translation initiation factor 3 subunit C isoform X8, translating into MSRFFATGSDSESEESSSADELTPKATGTTFTKQNLLLSDDEEDTKRVVRSAKDKRFEELTNLIKTIRNAMKIKDISKCLEEFEQLCRAFVKSKNIVDKEGVPKFYIRLLADLEDYLNQLWEDKEGKKKMNKNNAKALSTLRQKIRKYNRDYETEIGSYKENPDQSAEEEEEKDEAESGSSSDSDEDGGEEVTAKNFMKKKPPAEPVPDASKFLKGAADEESSSDSDEDDEDWGSEVVESSSDSEEGDANASSLAGLFLKKTQEGDRQGADRKEKKRKPKVKLERTEEEEADEQQDEEAGWEKVKGGVPLVKEKPKMFAKGTEINTAVVVKKLNEILQARGKKGTDRAAQIELLHALSAIAAENNLGEGILVKIRFNIIASLYDYNPNLAAFMKADMWKKCLDCIDELLEILFTNNNIFIGENIAEDSENLAISEQQPFRVRGCILTLVERMDEEFTKIMQNTDPHSQEYVDNLKDEARVCAIIDRLLAYLEAKGSTEEVCRVYLRRIMHTYYKFDYKAHRRSLGLQGESKSEQDQEESEGEDSAVIMDKLCKFIYSKDRTDRIRTCAILCHIYHHALHSRWYQARDLMLMSHLQDNIQHADPPVQILYNRTMVQLGICAFRQGMIKDAHNALLDIQSSGRAKELLGQGLLMRNMQERNAEQEKIEKRRQVPFHMHINLELLECVYLVSAMLLEIPYMAAHEFDARRRMISKQFHHQLRVGERQPLLGPPESMREHVVAASKAMKMGDWRTCHGFIINEKMNSKVWDLFPETQCVREMLVRKIQEESLRTYLFTYSSVYDSISMETLSEMFELELPTVHSIISKMIINEELMASLDQPTQTVVMHRTEPTPLQNMALQLAEKLGGLVENNERVFDLKQGVYGGYFNRDQKGGYQQKQGYQRGDQSGGYHQKQGYHRDQSGGYQQKQGYHRDQSGGYQQKQGYHRDGQKGGYQQKQGGYQGGYQGGYQRGGYRNQNQSNY; encoded by the exons ATGTCCCGTTTCTTCGCAACTGGATCCGACTCCGAGTCGGAGGAGTCATCGTCCGCCGATGAGCTCACCCCTAAAGCAACCGGGACTACTTTCACCAAGCA GAACCTGTTGCTTAGCGACGATGAGGAGGACACTAAGAGGGTGGTTCGCAGTGCCAAGGACAAGAG GTTTGAGGAGCTCACCAACCTGATCAAGACCATCCGCAATGCCATGAAGATTAAGGACATATCCAAGTGTCTGGAGGAGTTTGAGCAGCTATGTCGAGCGTTTGTCAAGAGCAAAAACATAGTGGACAAGGAGGGTGTTCCCAAGTTCTACATCCGACTGCTTGCCGACCTGGAGGACTACCtcaaccag CTATGGGAGGACAAGGAGGGCAAGAAGAAGATGAACAAGAACAACGCCAAAGCCCTGAGCACTCTGAGGCAGAAGATCCGCAAGTACAACCGCGACTACGAGACCGAGATCGGCAGCTACAAAGAG AACCCTGATCAGtctgcagaggaagaggaggagaaagatgaAGCAGAATCTG GTTCATCCTCTGACAGTGATGAAGATGGGGGAGAGGAGGTCACGGCTAAGAACTTCATGAAGAAGAAGCCTCCCGCTGAGCCTGTGCCGGACGCCAGCAAGTTCCTCAAGGGGGCAGCG gatgAGGAGTCGTCCAGTGACAGTGACGAGGATGATGAGGACTGGGGCTCCGAGGTGGTGGAGAGCAGCAGCGACAGTGAAGAGGGCGATGCCAACGCTTCCTCACTGGCCGGCCTCTTCCTcaaaaa gACACAGGAGGGTGACCGCCAGGGTGCTGACCGCAAGGAGAAGAAGCGCAAGCCCAAGGTCAAGCTGGAGCGcaccgaggaggaggaggctgacGAGCAGCAGGATGAAGAGGCAGGCTGGGAGAAGGTCAAAGGGGGCGTCCCTCTGGTCAAG GAGAAGCCCAAGATGTTTGCCAAAGGCACAGAGATCAACACAGCTGTGGTGGTCAAGAAACTCAACGAGATCCTGCAGGCCAGAGGCAAGAAGGGCACAGACag AGCGGCGCAGATCGAGCTGCTCCACGCCCTGTCGGCCATCGCTGCGGAGAATAACCTGGGCGAGGGCATCCTGGTCAAGATCAGGTTCAACATCATCGCCTCCCTCTACGACTACAACCCCAACCTGGCCGCCTTCATGAAG GCTGATATGTGGAAGAAGTGCCTGGACTGCATCGATGAGTTGCTGGAAATCTTGTTCACCAACAACAACATCTTCATCGGAGAGAACATTGCTGAGGACAGCGAGAACCTGGCCATCTCAGAGCAG caACCCTTCAGAGTCCGCGGCTGCATTCTGACTCTGGTGGAGAGGATGGACGAGGAGTTCACTAAGATCATGCAGAACACAGACCCCCACTCCCAAG agtaCGTGGACAACCTGAAGGAcgaggcgcgtgtgtgtgccatcATCGACCGGCTGCTGGCATACCTGGAGGCCAAGGGCAGCACGGAGGAGGTGTGCCGGGTGTACCTGCGGCGCATCATGCACACCTACTACAAGTTCGACTACAAGGCCCACCGACGCAGCCTGGGCCTGCAGGGGGAGAGCAAg tcagagCAGGACCAGGAGGAGAGTGAGGGCGAGGACAGCGCGGTCATCATGGACAAGCTGTGCAAGTTCATCTACTCCAAGGACCGCACGGACCGCATCCGAACCTGCGCCATCCTCTGCCACATCTACCACCACGCGCTGCACTCGCGCTGGTACCAGGCCCGCGACCTCATGCTCATGAGCCACCTGCAGGACAACATCCAGCACGCCGACCCACctgtgcag ATCCTGTACAACAGGACCATGGTGCAGCTGGGCATCTGTGCATTCCGGCAGGGCATGATCAAGGACGCTCACAACGCGCTGCTGGACATCCAGTCCAGCGGCCGCGCCAAGGAGCTGCTGGGCCAGGGCCTGCTCATGAGGAACATGCAGGAGAGGAACGCCGAGCAGGAGAAAATCGAGAAGAGACGACAG gtgccgTTCCACATGCACATTAACCTGGagctgttggagtgtgtgtatctggtgtCGGCCATGCTGCTGGAGATCCCCTACATGGCTGCCCACGAGTTTGACGCCCGGCGCAGGATGATCAGCAAACAGTTCCACCACCAGCTCCGAGTTGGAGAGAGACAGCCACTGctgg GTCCTCCTGAGAGCATGCGTGAGCATGTGGTGGCCGCCAGCAAGGCCATGAAGATGGGAGACTGGCGCACCTGCCACGGCTTCATCATCAACGAGAAGATGAACAGCAAGGTGTGGGACCTGTTCCCCGAGACGCAGTGTGTGCGAGAGATGCTCGTCAG GAAGATCCAGGAGGAGTCTCTACGCACATACCTGTTTACGTACAGCAGCGTCTATGACTCCATcag tatggAGACGCTGTCAGAGATGTTTGAGCTGGAGTTACCCACAGTGCACAGCATCATCAGCAAGATGATCATCAATGAGGAGCtcatg GCCTCGCTGGACCAGCCCACGCAGACGGTGGTGATGCATCGCACGGAGCCCACGCCGCTGCAGAACATGGCGCTGCAGCTGGCCGAGAAGCTGGGCGGCCTCGTGGAGAACAACGAGCGCGTCTTCGACCTCAAGCAGGGCGTATACGGGGGCTACTTCAACagag ATCAGAAAGGAGGATACCAGCAGAAGCAAGGCTACCAGAGAGGAG ACCAGAGTGGCGGGTACCATCAGAAGCAAGGTTACCATCGAG ACCAGAGTGGCGGCTACCAGCAGAAGCAAGGATACCATCGAG ACCAGAGTGGCGGCTACCAGCAGAAGCAAGGATACCATCGAG ACGGCCAGAAGGGCGGCTACCAGCAGAAGCAGGGTGGCTACCAGGGGGGCTACCAGGGAGGCTACCAGCGAGGCGGCTACCGCAACCAGAACCAGAGCAACTATTGA
- the eif3c gene encoding eukaryotic translation initiation factor 3 subunit C isoform X7, which produces MSRFFATGSDSESEESSSADELTPKATGTTFTKQNLLLSDDEEDTKRVVRSAKDKRFEELTNLIKTIRNAMKIKDISKCLEEFEQLCRAFVKSKNIVDKEGVPKFYIRLLADLEDYLNQLWEDKEGKKKMNKNNAKALSTLRQKIRKYNRDYETEIGSYKENPDQSAEEEEEKDEAESGSSSDSDEDGGEEVTAKNFMKKKPPAEPVPDASKFLKGAADEESSSDSDEDDEDWGSEVVESSSDSEEGDANASSLAGLFLKKTQEGDRQGADRKEKKRKPKVKLERTEEEEADEQQDEEAGWEKVKGGVPLVKEKPKMFAKGTEINTAVVVKKLNEILQARGKKGTDRAAQIELLHALSAIAAENNLGEGILVKIRFNIIASLYDYNPNLAAFMKADMWKKCLDCIDELLEILFTNNNIFIGENIAEDSENLAISEQQPFRVRGCILTLVERMDEEFTKIMQNTDPHSQEYVDNLKDEARVCAIIDRLLAYLEAKGSTEEVCRVYLRRIMHTYYKFDYKAHRRSLGLQGESKSEQDQEESEGEDSAVIMDKLCKFIYSKDRTDRIRTCAILCHIYHHALHSRWYQARDLMLMSHLQDNIQHADPPVQILYNRTMVQLGICAFRQGMIKDAHNALLDIQSSGRAKELLGQGLLMRNMQERNAEQEKIEKRRQVPFHMHINLELLECVYLVSAMLLEIPYMAAHEFDARRRMISKQFHHQLRVGERQPLLGPPESMREHVVAASKAMKMGDWRTCHGFIINEKMNSKVWDLFPETQCVREMLVRKIQEESLRTYLFTYSSVYDSISMETLSEMFELELPTVHSIISKMIINEELMASLDQPTQTVVMHRTEPTPLQNMALQLAEKLGGLVENNERVFDLKQGVYGGYFNRDQKGGYQQKQGYQRGDQSGGYQQKQGYHRDQSGGYQQKQGYHRDQSGGYQQKQGYHRDGQKGGYQQKQGGYQGGYQGGYQRGGYRNQNQSNY; this is translated from the exons ATGTCCCGTTTCTTCGCAACTGGATCCGACTCCGAGTCGGAGGAGTCATCGTCCGCCGATGAGCTCACCCCTAAAGCAACCGGGACTACTTTCACCAAGCA GAACCTGTTGCTTAGCGACGATGAGGAGGACACTAAGAGGGTGGTTCGCAGTGCCAAGGACAAGAG GTTTGAGGAGCTCACCAACCTGATCAAGACCATCCGCAATGCCATGAAGATTAAGGACATATCCAAGTGTCTGGAGGAGTTTGAGCAGCTATGTCGAGCGTTTGTCAAGAGCAAAAACATAGTGGACAAGGAGGGTGTTCCCAAGTTCTACATCCGACTGCTTGCCGACCTGGAGGACTACCtcaaccag CTATGGGAGGACAAGGAGGGCAAGAAGAAGATGAACAAGAACAACGCCAAAGCCCTGAGCACTCTGAGGCAGAAGATCCGCAAGTACAACCGCGACTACGAGACCGAGATCGGCAGCTACAAAGAG AACCCTGATCAGtctgcagaggaagaggaggagaaagatgaAGCAGAATCTG GTTCATCCTCTGACAGTGATGAAGATGGGGGAGAGGAGGTCACGGCTAAGAACTTCATGAAGAAGAAGCCTCCCGCTGAGCCTGTGCCGGACGCCAGCAAGTTCCTCAAGGGGGCAGCG gatgAGGAGTCGTCCAGTGACAGTGACGAGGATGATGAGGACTGGGGCTCCGAGGTGGTGGAGAGCAGCAGCGACAGTGAAGAGGGCGATGCCAACGCTTCCTCACTGGCCGGCCTCTTCCTcaaaaa gACACAGGAGGGTGACCGCCAGGGTGCTGACCGCAAGGAGAAGAAGCGCAAGCCCAAGGTCAAGCTGGAGCGcaccgaggaggaggaggctgacGAGCAGCAGGATGAAGAGGCAGGCTGGGAGAAGGTCAAAGGGGGCGTCCCTCTGGTCAAG GAGAAGCCCAAGATGTTTGCCAAAGGCACAGAGATCAACACAGCTGTGGTGGTCAAGAAACTCAACGAGATCCTGCAGGCCAGAGGCAAGAAGGGCACAGACag AGCGGCGCAGATCGAGCTGCTCCACGCCCTGTCGGCCATCGCTGCGGAGAATAACCTGGGCGAGGGCATCCTGGTCAAGATCAGGTTCAACATCATCGCCTCCCTCTACGACTACAACCCCAACCTGGCCGCCTTCATGAAG GCTGATATGTGGAAGAAGTGCCTGGACTGCATCGATGAGTTGCTGGAAATCTTGTTCACCAACAACAACATCTTCATCGGAGAGAACATTGCTGAGGACAGCGAGAACCTGGCCATCTCAGAGCAG caACCCTTCAGAGTCCGCGGCTGCATTCTGACTCTGGTGGAGAGGATGGACGAGGAGTTCACTAAGATCATGCAGAACACAGACCCCCACTCCCAAG agtaCGTGGACAACCTGAAGGAcgaggcgcgtgtgtgtgccatcATCGACCGGCTGCTGGCATACCTGGAGGCCAAGGGCAGCACGGAGGAGGTGTGCCGGGTGTACCTGCGGCGCATCATGCACACCTACTACAAGTTCGACTACAAGGCCCACCGACGCAGCCTGGGCCTGCAGGGGGAGAGCAAg tcagagCAGGACCAGGAGGAGAGTGAGGGCGAGGACAGCGCGGTCATCATGGACAAGCTGTGCAAGTTCATCTACTCCAAGGACCGCACGGACCGCATCCGAACCTGCGCCATCCTCTGCCACATCTACCACCACGCGCTGCACTCGCGCTGGTACCAGGCCCGCGACCTCATGCTCATGAGCCACCTGCAGGACAACATCCAGCACGCCGACCCACctgtgcag ATCCTGTACAACAGGACCATGGTGCAGCTGGGCATCTGTGCATTCCGGCAGGGCATGATCAAGGACGCTCACAACGCGCTGCTGGACATCCAGTCCAGCGGCCGCGCCAAGGAGCTGCTGGGCCAGGGCCTGCTCATGAGGAACATGCAGGAGAGGAACGCCGAGCAGGAGAAAATCGAGAAGAGACGACAG gtgccgTTCCACATGCACATTAACCTGGagctgttggagtgtgtgtatctggtgtCGGCCATGCTGCTGGAGATCCCCTACATGGCTGCCCACGAGTTTGACGCCCGGCGCAGGATGATCAGCAAACAGTTCCACCACCAGCTCCGAGTTGGAGAGAGACAGCCACTGctgg GTCCTCCTGAGAGCATGCGTGAGCATGTGGTGGCCGCCAGCAAGGCCATGAAGATGGGAGACTGGCGCACCTGCCACGGCTTCATCATCAACGAGAAGATGAACAGCAAGGTGTGGGACCTGTTCCCCGAGACGCAGTGTGTGCGAGAGATGCTCGTCAG GAAGATCCAGGAGGAGTCTCTACGCACATACCTGTTTACGTACAGCAGCGTCTATGACTCCATcag tatggAGACGCTGTCAGAGATGTTTGAGCTGGAGTTACCCACAGTGCACAGCATCATCAGCAAGATGATCATCAATGAGGAGCtcatg GCCTCGCTGGACCAGCCCACGCAGACGGTGGTGATGCATCGCACGGAGCCCACGCCGCTGCAGAACATGGCGCTGCAGCTGGCCGAGAAGCTGGGCGGCCTCGTGGAGAACAACGAGCGCGTCTTCGACCTCAAGCAGGGCGTATACGGGGGCTACTTCAACagag ATCAGAAAGGAGGATACCAGCAGAAGCAAGGCTACCAGAGAGGAG ACCAAAGTGGCGGTTACCAACAGAAGCAAGGTTACCATCGAG ACCAGAGTGGCGGTTACCAGCAGAAGCAAGGATACCATCGAG ACCAGAGTGGCGGCTACCAGCAGAAGCAAGGATACCATCGAG ACGGCCAGAAGGGCGGCTACCAGCAGAAGCAGGGTGGCTACCAGGGGGGCTACCAGGGAGGCTACCAGCGAGGCGGCTACCGCAACCAGAACCAGAGCAACTATTGA